The genomic segment CCTGCCCCTGCCAGTTGCCGCTCGCATCCTGCTTGATGAGCCAGAGCTTGGAGGTGAGCGCGGCGGCGGTGACGGCCCAGTTGTCCTGGGGATTGAGCGACCAGCGGATCTCCAGGGGCGCTCCCGGCACGGCGAGGATCTTCGTCGGTTTCATCGCCTTGAAGTCCCAGAGGGCCATCGTGCTTCCAAAGTGCTTCATCGCCTCCTGGTCTTTCACCAGCGTGCCGAAGTCCATCATGTAGTTCTTCTGTCCCGTGAAGCTCGAGGTGAGCATCACGTTCTTCTTGGGATTGATCGCGATGTCGTAGCCATAGCCGTCCCCACCTCCCTCGGTCGGCATCGGGTACTTGGCGATCAGCTTGCCGTTGTTGTTGTAGAGCGCCATCCCCGTCACACCGCCCTGATCCTTGGAGTTGGAGAGCGCCTGGATCAGCATGCGCCCCGGCAGCGCATAGAAGGTGTGCGGCCCGACATATCCGGTCTTGGCCGGCAGATCGGAGATGGTCTTCACCAGTCGCGGCTTCGCCGGATTCTTCGAGATGTCGAACACGTAGATCTTGCTGTCATCGAGCCCACCGGCCCAGAGGAACCGCCGGTCGTCGGTCAGGCCCATGTGATGCGCTTCACCGCGCGCAGCCACCGAAGCGCTCGAGATGACCTTGCCGTAGCTGCTCGACCGCGGATTGACGTCCACGGTGACGAGCTTGTCCGACCCGTCACCGAGCCCCTCGATCCCCAGGGCCCAGACGTACACGTAGTCCTCTTGTCCTTTGATCAGGTTCCCGACGTAAGGCGAGTTGCAGGTCTCGTCCGCGACGGCGATCGAGCTCGCGCCGATCACGAACACCACGATCCAGAAATAGCGGGCCATGCGCTCATCCCCTTTCCAAGCGCCCCTGCCGTGCTGCTCCTGGGTGCGCGCGCTGTCAAGACGCGGGCCGTCGAGGCCTTTGCACAGGGCATTTCCTTTCCTCGGTACTGCCACGCATTTCGCTGCCGGCAGACACTGGTTATAGGATGGCCAGAGCGCTGGGGGGCGCATGCAGCATCCTCTGCAAATCGTTCTGGTGGTCGACGACCACAGGGATACGGCCGAGATGATCGCGGAGTTCCTCCGCGAAGTCGGATTCGATTCCCATACCGCAAACACCGGCTTGGATGCCTTGCGCATCTACGACGCGCTGCGGCCCGCCTTGATCATCACCGACGAGTCCCTTGCCGGGACCATCGCGGGCTCGGAGCTTGTCCGCGTCCTCCGGCGCAAGTACGGCCCGGCGGTCGGCCGCGCTCTGTTTCTCACTGGGGCGCCTGACACGGTGAGCTCGCTGCCGACGGACGTCGTACTGGAGAAGCCGGTGGATCTGGAGACCTTGATCGCTGCGGTCCGGTCGATCCTCGGCGGCCCGCCCGCCGCGCGCGAATCGGGAGCGGCTGCCTCGGCTCGTCGTTGATTCGGGACAGAGTGCTTCTAGATTGGCGAGCGGAGGTCTGACCGAGGACCGTTCGTGGCTACAAGAAAGGGCGAGCGACTACCGAGGGCGCATGGACCGAAAAGAATTGATCGCGGAGATCAAGTTGTTGAATCGACTTCTCGATGAGGCACACAACCGCGCTGTTGCTCAGTTTGCCTTGATCGACAAGCTCACGGCAGCGAGCCTCCATGTTCAGGGTCTCTTGAAGAAGCTCGCGCTGGAAGGCTCGGGCGCCGCCAAGAGGCGACGCAATAAGGGCTAGAGCCAAGCCGTGCCGCCGGTGACGGCCCCGCGCCAACTACATGTACAGGCCGCCGTTCACGCGGAGCACT from the Deltaproteobacteria bacterium genome contains:
- a CDS encoding selenium-binding protein, which codes for MARYFWIVVFVIGASSIAVADETCNSPYVGNLIKGQEDYVYVWALGIEGLGDGSDKLVTVDVNPRSSSYGKVISSASVAARGEAHHMGLTDDRRFLWAGGLDDSKIYVFDISKNPAKPRLVKTISDLPAKTGYVGPHTFYALPGRMLIQALSNSKDQGGVTGMALYNNNGKLIAKYPMPTEGGGDGYGYDIAINPKKNVMLTSSFTGQKNYMMDFGTLVKDQEAMKHFGSTMALWDFKAMKPTKILAVPGAPLEIRWSLNPQDNWAVTAAALTSKLWLIKQDASGNWQGQAVADIGDPAKIPLPVDISISADGKGLWVNTFMDGKTRYFDLSNPEKPVQAYEKATGKQVNMISQSWDGKRVYITSSLLANWDKKGADNEQFLRGFKWDGKELTQAFEVDFLQQKLGRAHHMKLGSKALKTAFDSQ
- a CDS encoding response regulator codes for the protein MQHPLQIVLVVDDHRDTAEMIAEFLREVGFDSHTANTGLDALRIYDALRPALIITDESLAGTIAGSELVRVLRRKYGPAVGRALFLTGAPDTVSSLPTDVVLEKPVDLETLIAAVRSILGGPPAARESGAAASARR